Within the Nicotiana tabacum cultivar K326 chromosome 11, ASM71507v2, whole genome shotgun sequence genome, the region agttcaggagaaccatagcaacacacaggtgaattctcataaccgtggaatatgcaaatctctaattagtggtctaagccaccataggcCCTTCcaggatccgcctacacataataggccataacagtagaatacttctgaataacatcaattacggcggccgaccGGTGACCTcacacgtaccgtcacaaatcacttgcataacttggtCTCGCTGCAGGAACTGATaactaccaccaatatgccaattcaactatggctaatcaatctatcttcttccaatttatccttgattgccttagaaataataataactccatccAACATATAACATACCCCatctgcactcatcccgagtaaccttgaatcacgagaccatgctgtctcaaatcccacgaaccatttcataccacccaaatgctacactacaagtcaaaacatcataggaTATTCTGgtcctcttctcataagctgctacaaagcttgCTTCTTAACCGTACCtgtaggctcgaaatcattaggcaccacactttacccctttgaatccactaggaccgttgttgagagccacccgctctgatTTGGCCACGAATATAATTAACTCCATGAAtattctagcacatgaataccctctcgacaaAGCACCAGgaagaatcacttcccttgaaacccgcatctatacaaggcataaatcctgactccttccccaagtctgaacatgagccaataaggccaaccatagcacacctttaacaattccttttCTCAAtttaccacttatgttcttttcccgtagctgaaatagcccatcaatatgctaataaccagaaacctcgcaaTTAGTTAActatgcaacccaatcataggcggtggaactctcccacttagcttgaaggcACTATTACACTACTCTGAAATTCACCAGGATTCTTTATTTCTTATTGATataaccttgcgcaatcaaccgTCAAAATTCTCGGATCTTTTTGTAAAACCcctttttatactctgaatcatcaaccataTTCGCACGACCGATCTCTTTGTTGTATAACCCATAGAATTCTTTGCAGAAGCCTCGCCAACCACgtgaccgctaacctgctcacagggaataacccacttgtggaaatcacttcCCGACATTTACCAAAGCTgttgcacggggtacaatcactacgacatcaataacccatcctgagtttGGGCTCACTCTCTAGATGCATAAGTCCTTTCACCCCTATGGACATCAATTAATTGAGCGAAAACATCTTACCAATTCAAAGTTAGGTTGTATCTCccttcatttcaagcagctccttCCGTTACatcaaatctcctgccgcataATAGTCCATACTTCAAATCAATCTGTAGGCCCAaatcaccaatcactaaaattcTCAAATCACTCCAACTTTCCTTAAGGTGCGTGGTCATCCTACCACAAGCCCATATgcaactctgccactctcccacttagGCGAAACTCACCCCTTTAGtcgactactcgacctttgcttcttaCACCTGgacttctagaaattttaaccaccgcttgacacttcccacatgtccttcctcatccctTGCTGCTCGGTTGTTGCCTTAATAAAATCTACcttcgtagcacttgaacccacaaatcgctactactttaaacctttccgaggATCATCTTTATCGAGCCGTCGACATTAGAAACACCGACTCAATCCTAAACCACCGCACCCTGCGATATCCAACAGtcgtttctccaatattatttcacaatatcctaCTCCAAGGGCGAATTGCAGgagaccataacaccgacgaacttaACATATACAATCGAGGACGGCGACACTACATCGCAGATAAAAATTCTACCACGCTTgcaaataccaagtctcgttacttcaTCCACGCAAATCTAAACATTCTTAGTCTGATTGCATTTCCCCTGCCAGGAATAAAATACCGAATCTATAGATCATGCATTGAGTAAACCtcccttcaagtcattcactgcccctgACACGTAGACAAACATcctaccatcatatcaatactGCAGAACAATCGCTCATAGAATAATGGAAACTTATGCCAAGCCTCAGTACTCTTAGAAGTACcactactgagctgaaatgacataatatccttccacaaggcgacgataatagctcaGGCAACCCCACAGGGAGTCCCGCACCACATTCGTAGTGCCATTACAActcttcaattctcgatttataaccagCAGTTCGCGTCGCATAAGATTCAGTAAGAAGGAGCAATGGCATAAGCCTCGAGGAGTCAAATCACACGATgaagaatcaagaagggaagtacccCTAACAACcatgtagcctcccgaagataagtacagatgtctctgtaccgatctgcgagactctactagacttgctcatgactcgtgagacctaagggaacctagtgctctgataccatgttgtcgcGACCCAAAATCCAATAAGGGCCGtaatggcgccggacaccactgtcaggcaagccaacaacaatttactagcaatttctcattttatttattttgaaatcatttcctttaaataaatgaataataaataataaactccacTAAATAAATGAGGGTGtatttacaaaatttaactactaaaaaatcccgtgatcatcccagaacccagtgtcacaagtacatgagcatctaccagtgaatgaaataaaatatagtgactgtctggaatacaaccggacagaaatgaaaatacattaCAATACcatgaaggagactctgctagctacggacgtctcgataaatgcaactcacctatgtctccgtatcaaccatgccactATGCCACtcataaacctgtgcaacaaaaatgcacagcaagtgtagtatgagtactaaaacaatgtgtacccaatgagtatcccgtctaatctcgaagaagtagagacgagaggtcggctttgacacttactagtggtcaaataATGTTATCTTAATAATATAGTAAATCAGtgatttttataaacatgattgtaattcaatggaatgaagcaagtaagaaattctttcttttatagaaaAGTTCCAAATTCCTTTTCAACGTTTAGACAAATATTCTCAAACCAAGAAGaggcaataacaacttcaataagtttcaaggcaagcaatacaagcatgcgcaaatcatgccgaggtcgtacggcccgatccaacaatatttaaactgtgcactgtcagagggtcgaatgacgcgaactatagatgcatctatttaatctaccgaggcgttcggcccgttccagaatttaaacacacacagacagtcaatcaagaaaTCATCAggaaacaattatccaaagaaaaccacttatcttttaacaatttagaaaaataaagtttaatTCTTTATAgaaatccatttaccaattcgataggatttaagcaattccaatgtcaataagattacaaatattccaagtattgCATGTTTTTGCCTCAAATCATATTAAACAAggctaaaaccacaaatcgacctccaatccaatctttatgaactttagaatttcaaaattctactttcgatgtttaaacctatcaaatcacgttcaattgacctcaaattttgcacacaagtcatatttgccattacggacctactccaacttccgaaatcggaatccaaccccgatatcaaaaagtccacttccggtcaaacttatcaaaaacCTTCAAGGttttatctttagccaaatgactccaaaatggcccacagacctccgaattcacttccgatcgcgctcccaacaccagaattaccatacagagttattcctagactcggaatcccaaatggacattgataacattgaaatgcacttcaacccaaacttatgaaattccttcaaaatgataacttccacaataggcgccaaaacgttcTCGGGTCTTTCAAAACttgatccggacatatgcccaagtccgaaatcatcgtaCAAACCTGCTAGAACCTTTGAATCCTAAAtccaaggttgtttactcaaaaattcaatcttagtcaattctttcaacttaaagcatatgaaatgagaattttcattccaaatcaactccgaacttcccggaattcaattccgaccatgcgtacaagtcataatacctgaagtgaagttgttcatagcctcaaactactgaacaacacgctagaactcaaaacaaccggtcgggtcattacagaaacgagttaaaattgacttacaatcgatttggaagaagagttgtctttgaaaaatcgtccaagagtgttttggttttgaaagagtgtgaaaaatgggagattttcggttaagttataaaattgcagggtgcagatatgggaattgcgaccagggttcgcaattgtgaaccccgacctctgctatgttcgcatatgcgaaggggttctcacatttgcgagttgggaaatgcgaacaaaggatcacatttgcgataacAGGCCCAAAAAGGgcgtatcgcatttgcgaggaagagCTGGCCTGGGTTGTTTCACATTTGCGACtcagccttcgcaaatgcgaagcctgcaggcctgatcacaccagctaaaaacctgcaactcaccaagtccaaaatccactctgtggcctatccaaaactcacccgagccctcggggctccaaaccaacatGCACatcaacctaaaaatatcatacggattcacgtcgtttcatgtttgtttcttaccaaatttcacagacttaccttaaatcacatataagacctgtaccgggccccagaaccaaaatacgggcccgataccatcaagttttaatcacaattcattttcaaaactcataaacaatttcagaaaataattttctttaaaaattcatttctcgggattgggacctcggaattcgattccgggcatactcccaagtcccatattttcctacggaccctccgggatcatCCAATCACAGGTCCggatccatttacccaaaatattgaccgaagacAATAAAAACTCcttttaaatgcaaaattcatcatttttcacaaaaatagttttccggctacgcgcctggactgcacacgcaaatcgaggtgatgccaaAAGAGGTGTTTAGGGCCTCGGAATGCAGAATCcacttttaaaataagtgatgaccttttgggtcatcacagtattGCACTAGATCTCACCCTTCAGCAAAAAAGTGGCATATTGGTAACTCTCAAGAATGGAAATTCTTTCTTAACGCTAGAGATAATGCAGAAAGAAATATTCTTTGAAAAATAAACAATGGAGACACTAATATGTGGTGGGATAATTGGAGCAAAAGGGGTGTTTTGGCTACTCTCTATTCAGATGATGTAACCAACCATAAAGCTAAAGTCAAGGAGTACTTCACAAATAGAAGATGGGACCTTAATAAATTGAGAAGAATCCTTCCAGAATATATGGTGCAGCAGATCAACAACATTGAGATTGGCCATGCTGATCAACCTGATTATGTCATCTGGAATGCTACTCAAGATGGACAATTCTCCTAAACATCTGCATGGAATATGATCAGACACAAAAGGATATGAACCATGCTCTAGCTCAGGTATGGCACAAAATTCCTCCCTTTAAGATATTTTTTCTAACTTGGAGATTATTTTTGCGCAGGTTACCTTTCGATGAAATAATTAACAACTTTGGTAACTAGTTATCCCCTATGTGCTTCTGCTGTTCAAATCCTATGTGTGAGTCGATCCAATATGTCTTCATTGAAAGACAGGCTTCCAACCACATATGGAATTTCTTTGGTACATCGCTCGGCATTAGGTATCACCACTGGTCTCCAAATATGATATTGAAAAATTGGAAGGATACAAGGCCTAATAATGAGATTCACAAAATActctttcaaattgttccaatttgTATTTTCTGGGAAATTTGGAGGAGTTGGACAACTTGTAAATATGGGGAACAAGGAAAATTTGTTACTATAAGAGTGGAGGTGAAAATATAATGGACCATTAATGCAGCTCTTTCTATTGCCTTCCCAAAATTAAAAACAATTGGCACTTGGGCTCAAAAATGCAAGACCATTGAACAACTCAAACCAGTGGTAGTATGGAGACAGGTATCTTGGCAAAAGCCTGCGGCAGGAAGGTTTAAGGTTAACACAGATAGAAGTTTTCTTGGCAACAATTCAAGAGCAGGCATCAGAGGAGTTATGAGGAATGAACTAGGTGATTTGGTTATGGCATTTTCAATTCCTAtccaattcaacaacaacaaccaagcagAGGCACAAGCAGCCAAATATGGGGTAGACTGGTGCTTTCAAAATGGAATACGTGCTTTCGATTGGGAATTAGACTCTCTGATTGTGACGAATATGCTGAAAAATGAAGACACCAACAATTTCAAGCTTAGAAAGATAATCAAAGACATCACCTCGGCAGTGACTAGGGCAGAGGTATACTTCAGACATTGCTTTAGAGAAGCAAATCAAGTGGTGAATTCTTTAGCTAAGTCAGCCTCGTCTAGTTTGCAGAAGCACAAGCTGCCAAGTTTGGGGCTGATTGGTGCATCAGGAATGGCAATAGAGAGTTCATCctggaatttattttttatgaaattttcCTAGGATTCATGGGGGTGTTGTATTAGCAAAATTATAGTTTGATGAACAACACAAGGGTGGAGAATACCCTTCAAAAGAATTAAGGCATAGGTGATTATAAATAGTTCACCCCCTCATAGAATTACAAACTAGCTAACAAAAAAATTGGTCTTGTCATATTTGTTCCTTATGGAAGGAACCTGATCTTTGTCCAACAAAAAGGGCCCTTTGCCTGACTAGGCAGTTGTTGGTTAGATTAGAAGTAGGCTGGATGTTGAGTGTTGACTGTCCTTTTAACCAAGGAGTATGCTAATTGATTGGCGTCTCTATAGCAATGGCTAATCTGGAAATTGAAGGTGATGATCGCCTCTCTGGTCTTGCTGATTATCTGACTAATCTTGTAGTTGGTTGCACTTCCTTTACGAAGGATCTCTATAATATAAAGAGAGTCCAATTCAAGAATGGCTTGAGTGAAACCATTTTGAATGCACCGATTGATACCAATCCATGCTGCTTGAGCCTCTGCAAAGGATGACTCCTCCTAGCCCTGCTTTTTCTTCCCCTTGTAAAAAGTTCCCATCAGTGTTTATCTTGACCCATCCCCTATCCGGCCTTTTCAAGAGAACAACCATACTTTTGTGCACAGGTTGAAGCCTTGTTAGGAGGTCACAAAAGCTGTTCCATGGAAGTTTTAGATTACAGTTAGGAAATGCTTTTCTGACTGCAGACTCAATACTTCGAGCTATTTGTTGTTGTAATTTATAATTGTTGAAGCTTTTTTTATCTCCGTACCTGCACGCACAAAACTCTTTCCAAAGAAACCAGCAAATAATGATGGGTGTAATGTTAAAACAAGTTTATGGACATCATTAGCAGCCTTAGAAGTCCACCATTTATTGAGCATATATCTAATTGGGTAGGGGTGGTACTCTATGCCAAGAGCTTTTCCAAAACGTTTTCAAGTATAACTAGCAGCTTGACCCTCTACAAATACATAATTCATATTATTTGTAGTTGGATCTCTGCAACAGTTACATCTGGAAATAATTTGTTTGCCAAAATTAATAATGACATCATAAAAAGGAAGTTTACCATACCAGAGCCTCCAAGCCAGGAAAGACATTTTAAAAGGGATTGTAGAGTTCCATACCTTGTTGATGAATTGCACTTTAGGACTAGCTTTCCTTACCAAACTCCATGCACTTCTATTTGTGAACTTGCCATTGTCTGATATTTCCCAAAAGACTTGATCCTCCTTAGTTT harbors:
- the LOC142165771 gene encoding uncharacterized protein LOC142165771 — translated: MEYDQTQKDMNHALAQVSWQKPAAGRFKVNTDRSFLGNNSRAGIRGVMRNELGDLVMAFSIPIQFNNNNQAEAQAAKYGVDWCFQNGIRAFDWELDSLIVTNMLKNEDTNNFKLRKIIKDITSAVTRAEVYFRHCFREANQVVNSLAKSASSSLQKHKLPSLGLIGASGMAIESSSWNLFFMKFS